From the Theobroma cacao cultivar B97-61/B2 chromosome 2, Criollo_cocoa_genome_V2, whole genome shotgun sequence genome, one window contains:
- the LOC18610025 gene encoding protein POLLEN DEFECTIVE IN GUIDANCE 1 isoform X2: protein MALRSSGRKLSFEILSKSSSLAEEEDRSLFYRSKSDPIQSQNGVSQPSRRKKRKHKKKKKECRTEFPIIPEDPVSEQQGSSSGVVVESNSENYGIRDNGNVNKISYVGGGSVVVVEESVCQNVCGFGELRQRNVNGVVGGGGEEMATVAARADESGVEVSSSKEPLPTAPPQTVANGNVPNKLETAESLDWKRLMAEDPNYLFTMEKSPVKYFLEEMDNGNSLRSTTTFGSEKERERVYDTIFRLPWRCEVLIDVGFFICFDSFLSLLTIMPTRILIVLWRLLTTRQFKRPSAAELCDFGCFAVLACGVILLERTDISLIYHMIRGQGTFKLYVVYNVLEIFDKLCQSFGGDVLETLFYSAEGLANCSPEKMRFWIRRFVLDQALAMAFSILHSFILLAQAITLSTCIVAHNNALFALLVSNNFAEIKSNVFKRFSKDNIHSLVYSDSVERFHISAFLLFILAQNILEAEGPWFESFLYNALVVFVCEMLIDIIKHSFLAKFNGIKPIAYSEFLEDLCKQTLNIQTQDGKKNLTFVPLAPACVVIRVLTPVYAAHLPDSPLPWRFFWILLLISMTYVMLTSLKVMIGMGLQKHASWYVNRCRKRKHHLHFD, encoded by the exons ATGGCTTTGAGATCGTCAGGTCGGAAGCTGTCGTTCGAGATTTTGAGCAAAAGCAGCTCTTtagcagaagaagaagatcGATCTTTATTCTACCGATCGAAGTCAGATCCAATCCAATCCCAAAACGGCGTCTCTCAACCGTCCCGTCGGAAGAAGAGAAAacacaagaagaagaagaaggagtgTAGGACAGAGTTCCCGATAATTCCGGAAGATCCGGTATCGGAGCAGCAGGGCAGCAGCAGCGGAGTTGTGGTGGAGTCGAATTCCGAGAATTACGGGATCAGAGATAACGGAAATGTTAACAAGATCAGTTATGTTGGTGGCGGGAGCGTCGTGGTGGTGGAGGAGAGTGTGTGCCAGAATGTGTGTGGTTTTGGGGAATTGAGGCAGAGGAATGTCAATGGAGTTGTCGGTGGCGGAGGAGAGGAGATGGCGACGGTGGCGGCGAGGGCGGACGAGAGTGGTGTGGAGGTGAGTAGTTCCAAGGAGCCGTTGCCGACGGCACCGCCCCAGACTGTGGCAAATGGGAATGTGCCGAATAAGTTGGAGACAGCTGAGTCGTTGGATTGGAAGCGGCTCATGGCCGAGGATCCTAATT ATCTTTTTACAATGGAGAAATCACCAGTGAAATACTTTTTGGAAGAAATGGATAATGGAAATTCATTGCGGAGCACCACAACATTTGGTAGTGAGAAAGAACGAGAGAGAGTGTATGACACCATCTTCCGCTTGCCCTGGAGATGTGAAGTG CTTATAGATGTTGGCTTCTTCATCTGCTTCGATTCTTTTCTGTCCTTGTTAACTATCATGCCAACAAGGATTCTGATTGTGCTCTGGAGGCTCCTGACTACAAG GCAGTTCAAGAGGCCTTCAGCTGCCGAGCTGTGTGATTTTGGCTGCTTTGCTGTTCTGGCCTGTGGAGTTATTCTCCTGGAGCGAACAG ATATCAGCCTGATATATCACATGATTCGTGGGCAAGGAACATTCAAACTCTACGTGGTTTACAATGTGTTGGAG atatttgataaattatgCCAAAGCTTTGGTGGAGATGTGTTAGAAACCCTATTTTATTCTGCAGAAGGACTTGCAAATTGCTCTCCGGAAAAAATGAGATTCTGGATTCGTAGATTTGTTTTGGACCAAGCATTGGCTATGGCTTTTTCAA ttcttcattcttttattttattagctCAGGCAATTACTTTATCAACTTGCATCGTTGCTCATAATAATGCATTATTTGCTTTGTTGGTATCCAATAACTTTGCTGAGATAAAAAGTAATGTCTTCAAACGTTTTAGCAAGGATAACATCCACAGTCTGGTATACTCAG ATTCAGTAGAGAGATTCCACATTTCAGCATTTCTCTTATTCATTTTAgctcaaaatattttagaagCAGAGGGTCCTTGGTTCGAAAGTTTTCTTTAT AATGCGCTAGTGGTTTTTGTTTGTGAAATGTTAATTGATATCATAAAACATTCGTTCCTTGCCAAATTCAATGGCATAAAGCCCATTGCATACTCTgaatttcttgaagatctctGCAAGCAG ACTTTGAATATACAAACTCAAGATGGCAAGAAAAATCTCACTTTTGTTCCACTTGCGCCAGCTTGTGTG GTCATCCGAGTGCTGACTCCAGTATATGCTGCTCACCTTCCGGACAGCCCCCTGCCATGGAGATTCTTTTGGATCCTTCTCTTGATCTCCATGACCTATGTCATGCTCACAAGCCTAAAAGTGATGATTGGCATGGGCCTACAAAAACATGCAAGTTGGTATGTCAATAGGTGTCGTAAAAGAAAACACCATCTTCACTTCGATTGA
- the LOC18610025 gene encoding protein POLLEN DEFECTIVE IN GUIDANCE 1 isoform X3 yields MALRSSGRKLSFEILSKSSSLAEEEDRSLFYRSKSDPIQSQNGVSQPSRRKKRKHKKKKKECRTEFPIIPEDPVSEQQGSSSGVVVESNSENYGIRDNGNVNKISYVGGGSVVVVEESVCQNVCGFGELRQRNVNGVVGGGGEEMATVAARADESGVEVSSSKEPLPTAPPQTVANGNVPNKLETAESLDWKRLMAEDPNYLFTMEKSPVKYFLEEMDNGNSLRSTTTFGSEKERERVYDTIFRLPWRCEVHKNIVSAYRCWLLHLLRFFSVLVNYHANKDSDCALEAPDYKFKRPSAAELCDFGCFAVLACGVILLERTDISLIYHMIRGQGTFKLYVVYNVLEIFDKLCQSFGGDVLETLFYSAEGLANCSPEKMRFWIRRFVLDQALAMAFSILHSFILLAQAITLSTCIVAHNNALFALLVSNNFAEIKSNVFKRFSKDNIHSLVYSDFEYTNSRWQEKSHFCSTCASLCGHPSADSSICCSPSGQPPAMEILLDPSLDLHDLCHAHKPKSDDWHGPTKTCKLVCQ; encoded by the exons ATGGCTTTGAGATCGTCAGGTCGGAAGCTGTCGTTCGAGATTTTGAGCAAAAGCAGCTCTTtagcagaagaagaagatcGATCTTTATTCTACCGATCGAAGTCAGATCCAATCCAATCCCAAAACGGCGTCTCTCAACCGTCCCGTCGGAAGAAGAGAAAacacaagaagaagaagaaggagtgTAGGACAGAGTTCCCGATAATTCCGGAAGATCCGGTATCGGAGCAGCAGGGCAGCAGCAGCGGAGTTGTGGTGGAGTCGAATTCCGAGAATTACGGGATCAGAGATAACGGAAATGTTAACAAGATCAGTTATGTTGGTGGCGGGAGCGTCGTGGTGGTGGAGGAGAGTGTGTGCCAGAATGTGTGTGGTTTTGGGGAATTGAGGCAGAGGAATGTCAATGGAGTTGTCGGTGGCGGAGGAGAGGAGATGGCGACGGTGGCGGCGAGGGCGGACGAGAGTGGTGTGGAGGTGAGTAGTTCCAAGGAGCCGTTGCCGACGGCACCGCCCCAGACTGTGGCAAATGGGAATGTGCCGAATAAGTTGGAGACAGCTGAGTCGTTGGATTGGAAGCGGCTCATGGCCGAGGATCCTAATT ATCTTTTTACAATGGAGAAATCACCAGTGAAATACTTTTTGGAAGAAATGGATAATGGAAATTCATTGCGGAGCACCACAACATTTGGTAGTGAGAAAGAACGAGAGAGAGTGTATGACACCATCTTCCGCTTGCCCTGGAGATGTGAAGTG CACAAAAACATTGTTTCAGCTTATAGATGTTGGCTTCTTCATCTGCTTCGATTCTTTTCTGTCCTTGTTAACTATCATGCCAACAAGGATTCTGATTGTGCTCTGGAGGCTCCTGACTACAAG TTCAAGAGGCCTTCAGCTGCCGAGCTGTGTGATTTTGGCTGCTTTGCTGTTCTGGCCTGTGGAGTTATTCTCCTGGAGCGAACAG ATATCAGCCTGATATATCACATGATTCGTGGGCAAGGAACATTCAAACTCTACGTGGTTTACAATGTGTTGGAG atatttgataaattatgCCAAAGCTTTGGTGGAGATGTGTTAGAAACCCTATTTTATTCTGCAGAAGGACTTGCAAATTGCTCTCCGGAAAAAATGAGATTCTGGATTCGTAGATTTGTTTTGGACCAAGCATTGGCTATGGCTTTTTCAA ttcttcattcttttattttattagctCAGGCAATTACTTTATCAACTTGCATCGTTGCTCATAATAATGCATTATTTGCTTTGTTGGTATCCAATAACTTTGCTGAGATAAAAAGTAATGTCTTCAAACGTTTTAGCAAGGATAACATCCACAGTCTGGTATACTCAG ACTTTGAATATACAAACTCAAGATGGCAAGAAAAATCTCACTTTTGTTCCACTTGCGCCAGCTTGTGTG GTCATCCGAGTGCTGACTCCAGTATATGCTGCTCACCTTCCGGACAGCCCCCTGCCATGGAGATTCTTTTGGATCCTTCTCTTGATCTCCATGACCTATGTCATGCTCACAAGCCTAAAAGTGATGATTGGCATGGGCCTACAAAAACATGCAAGTTGGTATGTCAATAG
- the LOC18610025 gene encoding protein POLLEN DEFECTIVE IN GUIDANCE 1 isoform X1: MALRSSGRKLSFEILSKSSSLAEEEDRSLFYRSKSDPIQSQNGVSQPSRRKKRKHKKKKKECRTEFPIIPEDPVSEQQGSSSGVVVESNSENYGIRDNGNVNKISYVGGGSVVVVEESVCQNVCGFGELRQRNVNGVVGGGGEEMATVAARADESGVEVSSSKEPLPTAPPQTVANGNVPNKLETAESLDWKRLMAEDPNYLFTMEKSPVKYFLEEMDNGNSLRSTTTFGSEKERERVYDTIFRLPWRCEVHKNIVSAYRCWLLHLLRFFSVLVNYHANKDSDCALEAPDYKFKRPSAAELCDFGCFAVLACGVILLERTDISLIYHMIRGQGTFKLYVVYNVLEIFDKLCQSFGGDVLETLFYSAEGLANCSPEKMRFWIRRFVLDQALAMAFSILHSFILLAQAITLSTCIVAHNNALFALLVSNNFAEIKSNVFKRFSKDNIHSLVYSDSVERFHISAFLLFILAQNILEAEGPWFESFLYNALVVFVCEMLIDIIKHSFLAKFNGIKPIAYSEFLEDLCKQTLNIQTQDGKKNLTFVPLAPACVVIRVLTPVYAAHLPDSPLPWRFFWILLLISMTYVMLTSLKVMIGMGLQKHASWYVNRCRKRKHHLHFD; encoded by the exons ATGGCTTTGAGATCGTCAGGTCGGAAGCTGTCGTTCGAGATTTTGAGCAAAAGCAGCTCTTtagcagaagaagaagatcGATCTTTATTCTACCGATCGAAGTCAGATCCAATCCAATCCCAAAACGGCGTCTCTCAACCGTCCCGTCGGAAGAAGAGAAAacacaagaagaagaagaaggagtgTAGGACAGAGTTCCCGATAATTCCGGAAGATCCGGTATCGGAGCAGCAGGGCAGCAGCAGCGGAGTTGTGGTGGAGTCGAATTCCGAGAATTACGGGATCAGAGATAACGGAAATGTTAACAAGATCAGTTATGTTGGTGGCGGGAGCGTCGTGGTGGTGGAGGAGAGTGTGTGCCAGAATGTGTGTGGTTTTGGGGAATTGAGGCAGAGGAATGTCAATGGAGTTGTCGGTGGCGGAGGAGAGGAGATGGCGACGGTGGCGGCGAGGGCGGACGAGAGTGGTGTGGAGGTGAGTAGTTCCAAGGAGCCGTTGCCGACGGCACCGCCCCAGACTGTGGCAAATGGGAATGTGCCGAATAAGTTGGAGACAGCTGAGTCGTTGGATTGGAAGCGGCTCATGGCCGAGGATCCTAATT ATCTTTTTACAATGGAGAAATCACCAGTGAAATACTTTTTGGAAGAAATGGATAATGGAAATTCATTGCGGAGCACCACAACATTTGGTAGTGAGAAAGAACGAGAGAGAGTGTATGACACCATCTTCCGCTTGCCCTGGAGATGTGAAGTG CACAAAAACATTGTTTCAGCTTATAGATGTTGGCTTCTTCATCTGCTTCGATTCTTTTCTGTCCTTGTTAACTATCATGCCAACAAGGATTCTGATTGTGCTCTGGAGGCTCCTGACTACAAG TTCAAGAGGCCTTCAGCTGCCGAGCTGTGTGATTTTGGCTGCTTTGCTGTTCTGGCCTGTGGAGTTATTCTCCTGGAGCGAACAG ATATCAGCCTGATATATCACATGATTCGTGGGCAAGGAACATTCAAACTCTACGTGGTTTACAATGTGTTGGAG atatttgataaattatgCCAAAGCTTTGGTGGAGATGTGTTAGAAACCCTATTTTATTCTGCAGAAGGACTTGCAAATTGCTCTCCGGAAAAAATGAGATTCTGGATTCGTAGATTTGTTTTGGACCAAGCATTGGCTATGGCTTTTTCAA ttcttcattcttttattttattagctCAGGCAATTACTTTATCAACTTGCATCGTTGCTCATAATAATGCATTATTTGCTTTGTTGGTATCCAATAACTTTGCTGAGATAAAAAGTAATGTCTTCAAACGTTTTAGCAAGGATAACATCCACAGTCTGGTATACTCAG ATTCAGTAGAGAGATTCCACATTTCAGCATTTCTCTTATTCATTTTAgctcaaaatattttagaagCAGAGGGTCCTTGGTTCGAAAGTTTTCTTTAT AATGCGCTAGTGGTTTTTGTTTGTGAAATGTTAATTGATATCATAAAACATTCGTTCCTTGCCAAATTCAATGGCATAAAGCCCATTGCATACTCTgaatttcttgaagatctctGCAAGCAG ACTTTGAATATACAAACTCAAGATGGCAAGAAAAATCTCACTTTTGTTCCACTTGCGCCAGCTTGTGTG GTCATCCGAGTGCTGACTCCAGTATATGCTGCTCACCTTCCGGACAGCCCCCTGCCATGGAGATTCTTTTGGATCCTTCTCTTGATCTCCATGACCTATGTCATGCTCACAAGCCTAAAAGTGATGATTGGCATGGGCCTACAAAAACATGCAAGTTGGTATGTCAATAGGTGTCGTAAAAGAAAACACCATCTTCACTTCGATTGA